A portion of the Bacillus sp. es.034 genome contains these proteins:
- a CDS encoding DASS family sodium-coupled anion symporter, producing MQTVKYAWKTLWEWHADVLETFRFFTSGSTSAGVNGGVQTDRSPEPTANPGKRIGLILGPVLFFLIILFFSPEGLSKEAVGVLAGTVWIAIWWITEAIPIPATSLLPIILFPVTGALQSGDVTSAYGDGTIFLFMGGFIIAIAMEKWNLHKRIAMNIILLIGTSTERIVLGFMLATGFLSMWISNTATAMMMLPIGTAVIYQVNESIKKEGANRTGHFSKVIMLGIAYSASIGGLGTLIGTPPNTIFAAVVKQLYGIDFSFAKWMLFGVPLAAILLVVTWWYLIKVAFPLKIKELPGGRQFVEKENRSLGRISFEEKLVLTVFTVTALCWITRSFLLNQWIPALDDTIIAMTGALVLFLLPGRKEARLINWDDAKKLPWGILLLFGGGLAIAKGFKETGLAEWIGKQLTVFDGVSFIIILAAVTTFVIFLTEITSNTATATMMFPIMAALAAALDVHPYSLMVAAGLAASCAFMLPVATPPNAVVFGSGYIKMGDMVKAGVWLNLISIVFITLLIYFVMPLVWGVDLGAFPDHLK from the coding sequence ATGCAAACCGTTAAGTATGCTTGGAAAACGCTATGGGAGTGGCATGCTGATGTATTGGAGACGTTCAGGTTTTTCACATCAGGAAGTACTTCAGCTGGGGTAAATGGAGGGGTGCAGACGGATCGTTCTCCGGAACCGACTGCAAATCCCGGGAAAAGAATCGGGCTTATTTTAGGGCCGGTATTATTCTTTCTCATCATCCTGTTCTTTTCACCTGAAGGATTGTCCAAAGAAGCAGTGGGAGTCCTTGCGGGAACAGTCTGGATTGCGATTTGGTGGATAACGGAAGCGATCCCGATACCGGCTACATCCCTTCTGCCGATCATCCTGTTTCCTGTTACCGGGGCACTGCAGTCAGGGGATGTCACATCTGCTTATGGGGATGGGACCATCTTTTTGTTTATGGGCGGGTTCATCATCGCGATTGCCATGGAAAAATGGAATTTACATAAACGAATCGCCATGAACATCATTCTGCTGATTGGGACGAGTACAGAACGGATTGTCCTTGGGTTCATGCTTGCTACGGGGTTTCTGTCCATGTGGATTTCGAACACGGCAACGGCCATGATGATGCTGCCGATCGGAACCGCCGTGATTTACCAGGTGAATGAAAGCATAAAGAAGGAGGGAGCGAATAGAACGGGGCACTTCAGTAAAGTCATCATGCTGGGAATTGCCTATAGTGCATCGATCGGAGGATTAGGGACATTAATCGGAACGCCTCCGAACACCATATTCGCTGCAGTCGTGAAACAGCTCTATGGTATTGACTTCTCCTTTGCCAAATGGATGCTCTTTGGAGTCCCTCTTGCAGCCATTCTCCTCGTCGTAACGTGGTGGTATCTCATTAAAGTGGCATTTCCTTTGAAAATAAAAGAATTGCCGGGGGGAAGGCAATTCGTAGAAAAGGAAAATCGCTCCCTCGGGCGCATTTCATTTGAGGAAAAGCTCGTTCTCACTGTCTTTACGGTCACTGCCCTTTGCTGGATCACACGCTCCTTCTTATTGAATCAGTGGATCCCTGCTTTAGATGACACGATCATTGCCATGACGGGGGCACTTGTCCTCTTCCTTCTTCCAGGAAGAAAAGAGGCAAGATTGATCAACTGGGACGATGCGAAAAAGCTGCCATGGGGTATCCTGCTTCTATTCGGGGGAGGACTCGCCATTGCCAAAGGATTCAAGGAAACAGGCTTGGCAGAATGGATTGGAAAGCAGTTGACGGTCTTTGATGGGGTTTCCTTCATTATCATCCTTGCAGCTGTGACCACTTTTGTCATTTTCCTGACGGAAATCACGTCCAATACGGCTACGGCCACGATGATGTTTCCGATTATGGCAGCCTTGGCTGCTGCTTTGGATGTTCACCCCTATAGTCTGATGGTGGCCGCCGGGCTTGCTGCATCCTGTGCGTTCATGCTGCCGGTTGCCACACCTCCGAACGCCGTTGTCTTCGGGTCTGGCTATATCAAAATGGGGGATATGGTGAAAGCGGGGGTCTGGTTGAATTTAATTAGTATTGTGTTTATCACCCTATTGATTTATTTTGTGATGCCCCTCGTGTGGGGAGTGGACCTAGGTGCATTTCCTGACCATTTAAAGTAA
- a CDS encoding MFS transporter, with the protein MHSNAFRNLWFGQSLANMGDIFYIVGLISLVYNMTGSAVYMTAVPLVITFSRFISSMAAPLLLNRTQMRSLISYSQMGKTFFLCVFLLMMVLGIGNVWIYLVCASIISFLDGWALPARNAYVPFLVKREELMGANGFLSTVDQTIQFSSWALGGILLAVLNATNLFIVVILLFLASTFFMLKLPVIPSSTLEVRKIWWQELLEGWSQVKSRKGLVPVFWIYGLESISGTVWIAAVLYLYVDLLLQRGEEWWGFINSSFFVGLVLASFLIFKLHGVFSKHRHKWLPFCMIVTSGVTLVFAWNKIAVMALILSFVFGLFDQIKNVVLQTYLQESAPPEELGKIYAAQGALITLLFGLSSVGVGLLLEVMSVSMVFTWSALLLLTTLIPVKLLQKNLNT; encoded by the coding sequence ATGCATTCCAATGCATTTAGAAATCTGTGGTTTGGTCAGTCATTGGCCAATATGGGGGATATCTTTTATATCGTAGGGTTGATCTCCCTTGTATACAATATGACCGGTTCTGCTGTTTACATGACGGCTGTTCCTTTAGTCATCACCTTTTCGCGATTCATCAGCAGCATGGCAGCACCTTTGTTGCTGAATCGTACCCAGATGAGGAGCTTGATCTCGTATTCGCAAATGGGGAAGACCTTTTTTTTATGCGTGTTCCTCCTGATGATGGTACTGGGTATTGGAAATGTGTGGATCTATCTCGTTTGTGCGAGTATCATTTCTTTTTTGGATGGTTGGGCACTGCCGGCGAGAAATGCATATGTGCCATTTCTGGTTAAAAGAGAGGAGCTGATGGGTGCGAATGGCTTCCTTTCAACCGTTGATCAGACGATTCAATTCTCAAGCTGGGCTTTGGGCGGCATTCTTTTAGCTGTCCTGAATGCGACGAATCTTTTTATTGTGGTGATCCTCTTGTTCCTGGCCAGCACCTTTTTTATGCTGAAGCTGCCGGTCATTCCAAGTAGCACGCTGGAAGTTCGAAAGATTTGGTGGCAGGAGCTTTTAGAGGGGTGGTCTCAGGTGAAAAGCCGGAAAGGGCTGGTTCCCGTTTTTTGGATTTACGGGCTGGAGTCGATTTCTGGGACCGTCTGGATTGCGGCCGTTCTTTATTTGTATGTGGATCTCTTGCTTCAGCGGGGTGAAGAATGGTGGGGATTCATTAACTCAAGCTTCTTTGTCGGATTGGTCCTTGCGTCCTTTCTCATATTTAAGCTGCATGGTGTCTTTTCAAAACACCGGCATAAGTGGCTCCCCTTCTGTATGATCGTCACTTCAGGCGTCACCCTTGTCTTTGCCTGGAATAAAATTGCCGTGATGGCACTTATCTTGTCGTTTGTGTTCGGGTTGTTTGATCAAATAAAGAATGTAGTGCTTCAGACGTATTTACAGGAGAGTGCGCCACCGGAAGAGCTCGGAAAGATTTATGCTGCACAAGGGGCGTTAATCACACTCTTGTTCGGATTATCGTCAGTGGGGGTCGGGCTTCTCCTGGAAGTCATGAGTGTTTCAATGGTATTCACATGGTCTGCACTCCTGTTGCTCACGACGCTCATCCCAGTAAAACTATTGCAAAAGAATCTGAATACGTAA
- a CDS encoding SpoVR family protein: MNLEEQKNLQNAIGEITEIAAGFGLDFYPMRYEICPAEIIYTFGAYGMPTRFSHWSFGKQFHKMKLQYDLGLSKIYELVINSDPCYAFLLDSNSLIQNKLIVAHVLAHCDFFKNNVRFQNTKRDMVESMSATAERVRRYEIEHGKQEVENFLDAVLAVDEHIDPSLMRPKLSWTMDDVEWEEEEVSHATPYDDLWSLDEKPKSREKKKVKKKFPPQPEKDILLFIEQYSRELSDWQRDILTMMREEMLYFWPQLETKIMNEGWASYWHQRIIREMDLTSGESIEFAKLNAGVVQPSRTQINPYYLGLKIFEDIEDRFDNPTEEMKKRGVKPNSGREKMFEVREIESDISFLRNYLTKDLVTREDMYLFQKQGKDYKIVDKEWTHVRDQLVGMRVNGGFPYITVNDGDYMKSGELYLKHWFEDVELDIKYLEKVLPYLHQLWGRPVHIETHVENRDMLFTYDGRSVQRKYL, encoded by the coding sequence ATGAATTTAGAGGAGCAGAAGAATTTGCAGAATGCGATAGGGGAAATTACTGAGATTGCAGCCGGGTTTGGTCTGGATTTTTATCCGATGCGTTATGAGATTTGTCCTGCTGAGATTATATATACATTTGGGGCTTATGGGATGCCGACACGGTTTTCGCATTGGAGTTTCGGGAAGCAGTTCCATAAGATGAAGCTGCAGTATGATTTGGGGTTGAGTAAGATATATGAGCTTGTGATCAACTCGGATCCTTGTTATGCGTTCTTGCTGGATTCGAATTCTCTAATTCAGAATAAATTGATTGTGGCTCACGTTCTGGCACACTGTGATTTCTTTAAGAACAATGTCCGATTTCAGAATACGAAGCGGGATATGGTGGAAAGTATGTCGGCTACGGCTGAACGTGTGCGCAGGTATGAGATCGAACATGGGAAACAGGAAGTTGAGAATTTCCTAGATGCGGTCCTTGCCGTGGATGAACATATCGATCCTTCCCTCATGCGGCCGAAGCTGTCATGGACGATGGATGATGTGGAGTGGGAAGAAGAAGAAGTGAGTCATGCGACTCCATATGATGATCTATGGTCCTTGGATGAAAAGCCAAAGAGCAGGGAAAAGAAGAAGGTGAAAAAGAAGTTTCCACCGCAGCCGGAGAAGGACATCCTTCTTTTCATCGAGCAGTACAGCAGGGAATTGTCGGACTGGCAGAGAGACATATTGACGATGATGAGGGAAGAAATGTTGTATTTCTGGCCACAGCTTGAAACGAAGATCATGAATGAAGGGTGGGCCTCGTATTGGCATCAGAGGATCATTCGTGAAATGGATTTGACGAGCGGTGAATCGATCGAGTTTGCCAAGCTGAATGCTGGTGTCGTACAGCCGTCCCGTACTCAGATCAATCCATATTATCTCGGCCTGAAGATTTTCGAAGATATTGAGGATCGGTTCGATAACCCGACAGAAGAGATGAAGAAACGTGGGGTAAAGCCGAATTCCGGTCGTGAAAAAATGTTTGAAGTGCGTGAAATCGAATCGGATATTTCCTTCTTACGAAACTATTTAACGAAAGATCTGGTGACGAGAGAGGATATGTATCTGTTCCAAAAGCAGGGGAAGGATTATAAAATTGTCGATAAAGAATGGACCCATGTCCGGGATCAGCTCGTTGGGATGAGGGTGAATGGCGGTTTCCCTTACATCACCGTGAATGACGGGGATTATATGAAGAGCGGGGAACTTTACCTGAAGCACTGGTTCGAGGATGTCGAGCTAGATATTAAATATTTGGAAAAAGTCTTACCTTATTTGCACCAGCTCTGGGGAAGACCGGTCCATATCGAGACCCATGTGGAGAACCGGGATATGCTATTTACGTATGACGGAAGGAGCGTCCAGCGGAAATATCTATAA
- a CDS encoding YitT family protein, translating into MKIYWQIGYFVIGLLIFSYGISMSIKVQYLGIHPWDVLNIALFDKFGLTIGTWNIIVGATLIGGTLILKGKYIQIGTILNGVMVGMLVDFFLFYDLLPPQTGPVMDILILLSAILLMGVGGGLYSAAHLGTGPRDGFMLTISDLTNLSISRVRILCECTVLLIGLLLSGPVFVFTFIYTFIQSPIFQKSFLYFTERLHTRFPDRSQEKRRRLGQRRQA; encoded by the coding sequence ATGAAAATTTATTGGCAAATAGGCTATTTTGTAATCGGGTTACTCATTTTCAGCTATGGGATCAGCATGTCCATTAAAGTCCAATACTTAGGCATCCACCCATGGGATGTATTAAATATCGCCCTGTTCGACAAGTTCGGGCTGACCATCGGAACGTGGAATATCATTGTCGGTGCCACTCTCATAGGAGGCACGCTTATCTTGAAAGGGAAATACATTCAAATCGGAACCATCCTGAATGGAGTGATGGTCGGCATGCTCGTTGACTTTTTTCTTTTTTATGATTTGCTTCCTCCACAAACGGGTCCGGTTATGGACATCCTGATTCTCCTGTCTGCCATTCTGTTGATGGGGGTTGGAGGCGGGTTGTATTCTGCTGCCCATCTTGGAACCGGTCCAAGGGATGGATTTATGCTCACCATTTCAGACCTGACCAATCTTTCCATCAGCAGAGTCCGGATCCTATGCGAGTGCACCGTCTTACTGATCGGACTGCTCCTCTCCGGTCCCGTCTTCGTTTTCACATTTATTTATACGTTCATCCAAAGTCCCATCTTTCAAAAATCGTTTCTATACTTCACCGAAAGACTTCATACCCGGTTTCCGGATAGAAGCCAAGAAAAGCGGAGGCGGCTTGGTCAGAGGCGACAAGCATAA
- a CDS encoding GAF domain-containing sensor histidine kinase, with amino-acid sequence MNSESLSNIGLLKEIAELLNNETELDSMLSGALKKLIRGSSFTTGWIFFIEKEGSHELVSYENLPGSLSDRKCEPMKKGGCWCVNRFRKGKLTKASNIIECQRIEQAIEENREDTDDITHHATVPLQSGDESFGLLNVAAPNKTHFTTDELALLESVAFQIGSAIKRILLTKKEQEVALIGERNRLARDLHDSVNQLLFSLTLTARGGAEMTGDEEVKDTFKTIQGMAQEALSEMRALIWQLRPHGLENGVVEAAKGYAEMLGLTLETKVEGVISLSSKIEEVLWRVSQEALNNCKKHSGEKHILYTLKSELQSIHLKIEDKGYGFQYDGMQSLPSVGIQSMKERVKSIGGKLTIDSQLGRGTVISVRLPY; translated from the coding sequence ATGAATTCTGAATCCCTTTCAAATATCGGACTTTTGAAAGAGATAGCCGAGCTTCTGAATAACGAAACAGAGCTTGATTCCATGCTTTCAGGTGCACTGAAGAAGCTGATCAGGGGTTCAAGCTTTACGACAGGGTGGATCTTCTTCATTGAAAAAGAGGGAAGCCACGAACTTGTTTCGTATGAGAATCTGCCTGGATCCCTCTCAGATCGTAAATGTGAGCCGATGAAAAAGGGTGGGTGCTGGTGTGTGAATCGATTTCGCAAAGGTAAACTCACCAAAGCGTCCAATATTATTGAATGTCAGCGGATCGAGCAGGCCATCGAAGAGAACAGGGAAGATACAGATGATATTACGCATCATGCGACGGTCCCCCTCCAGTCCGGGGATGAGTCCTTTGGTTTATTGAACGTCGCAGCACCGAATAAGACCCACTTCACAACAGACGAACTGGCGCTTCTTGAATCCGTTGCCTTCCAAATCGGATCCGCCATCAAGCGCATCCTGCTCACGAAAAAAGAGCAGGAAGTCGCCTTGATCGGAGAAAGGAACCGACTGGCCAGAGATCTTCATGATTCGGTCAATCAATTGTTGTTTTCCCTTACGTTGACGGCAAGGGGAGGGGCAGAAATGACCGGGGATGAAGAGGTAAAGGATACGTTCAAAACGATTCAAGGGATGGCTCAGGAAGCCTTATCGGAAATGAGGGCCCTCATCTGGCAGTTGCGCCCCCATGGACTTGAGAATGGAGTCGTGGAAGCAGCGAAAGGATACGCAGAGATGCTTGGATTAACTTTGGAAACGAAAGTGGAAGGAGTCATTTCTTTAAGCTCTAAAATAGAAGAAGTGCTGTGGCGTGTGAGTCAGGAAGCACTGAATAATTGTAAAAAGCATTCCGGGGAAAAACACATCCTCTATACATTGAAAAGTGAGTTGCAATCCATCCACTTAAAGATTGAAGATAAAGGATACGGATTTCAATATGACGGAATGCAGTCCCTGCCTTCAGTAGGGATCCAAAGTATGAAAGAACGTGTGAAAAGCATTGGTGGTAAATTGACCATCGACAGTCAGCTTGGTAGGGGAACGGTCATATCAGTTCGATTACCGTATTAG
- a CDS encoding response regulator transcription factor gives MIRVLIADDHHVVRRGLVFFLKTQKDLDIVGEAKDGEEAVRMAGDLKPDIILMDLMMPVMDGIQATREIKKKYPDIQILMLTSFSDQNHVIPAIEAGAAGYQLKDIEPDELVSGIRKLLSGENSLHPKATNHLLTRITKQEPPHKNHELTKREKDVLIELTKGKSNKEIASSLYITEKTVKTHISNIFSKLEVSDRTQAALYAVKHQLTKN, from the coding sequence ATGATTAGAGTATTGATAGCAGATGATCACCACGTCGTGCGGAGAGGATTGGTTTTCTTTTTGAAAACTCAAAAGGACTTGGATATCGTCGGTGAAGCGAAGGATGGGGAAGAGGCCGTTCGGATGGCTGGAGACTTGAAACCCGACATCATTTTAATGGACCTGATGATGCCGGTTATGGACGGGATCCAGGCGACCAGGGAAATTAAAAAGAAATATCCTGACATTCAAATTCTGATGCTGACGAGCTTTTCCGACCAGAATCACGTGATTCCCGCTATAGAAGCAGGAGCGGCTGGATATCAGTTAAAGGACATTGAACCCGATGAATTAGTGAGCGGGATCCGAAAACTCCTTTCGGGTGAAAATTCTCTACACCCGAAAGCAACCAATCATTTACTGACAAGGATCACGAAACAAGAGCCTCCCCATAAAAATCATGAACTGACCAAACGGGAGAAGGATGTTTTGATTGAGCTGACAAAAGGGAAGAGTAATAAAGAGATTGCTTCAAGCCTCTATATAACGGAAAAAACCGTCAAGACTCATATTTCAAACATTTTTTCTAAGCTGGAAGTGTCAGATCGGACACAGGCGGCACTCTATGCCGTGAAACATCAGTTGACAAAAAATTAA
- a CDS encoding DUF3889 domain-containing protein → MKKAILMLSTVFFLIFSSQAHAEQSDYKKFGRIATAVIKEDYPGQPVKDYQYQGRKKMTENKVSDAFEFTVQENNAEKKVVVIVVHDLDNEKVLNISVKE, encoded by the coding sequence ATGAAGAAAGCAATCCTGATGTTATCAACTGTATTTTTTCTCATATTTTCAAGTCAGGCACATGCTGAGCAGTCGGATTACAAGAAGTTTGGACGCATTGCGACAGCAGTCATCAAAGAGGACTACCCCGGGCAGCCTGTAAAGGATTATCAGTACCAGGGACGCAAGAAAATGACGGAGAACAAGGTGTCTGATGCCTTTGAATTTACCGTGCAGGAAAACAATGCAGAGAAAAAGGTCGTAGTCATCGTCGTACACGATCTAGACAATGAAAAGGTACTCAACATCTCGGTGAAGGAATAA
- a CDS encoding YhdB family protein, producing the protein MNKVDYDRALYYTHRSEWDNLLILMVRTKDDLLSKRIEHFLHAYHFSNDYTVVERNLYTLLRYIEHANFTYSVEQPLQETFAEM; encoded by the coding sequence GTGAACAAAGTCGATTACGATCGGGCCTTGTATTACACTCACCGATCAGAATGGGATAACCTGTTGATCCTTATGGTGAGAACGAAGGATGACCTTCTTTCAAAAAGAATTGAACATTTCTTACATGCGTATCATTTTTCAAATGATTACACGGTTGTAGAGCGTAATCTCTATACGCTTTTACGATATATCGAACATGCAAACTTCACCTATAGTGTCGAGCAACCACTTCAGGAAACCTTTGCAGAGATGTAA
- a CDS encoding NADPH-dependent FMN reductase, translating to MNIVMINGSPRKRGRTGIASRFIARTYDCDLIDLSDGSLPLYTGEQEQSEVAAVQSLKKKVKDADAVILASPEYHSGMSGALKNALDFLSSEQFAHKPVALLACAGGGKGGINCLNNLRIVGRGVYANVIPKQLVLDPHCFDYEGDALLEEPAKLVDDLMRELKVYVKAAELVKTEISSQ from the coding sequence ATGAACATCGTAATGATTAACGGAAGCCCGAGAAAACGTGGACGCACCGGAATTGCATCAAGATTCATTGCAAGGACATATGACTGTGATCTTATTGATTTAAGTGATGGCTCTCTTCCACTGTACACTGGAGAACAGGAGCAATCGGAGGTCGCCGCCGTTCAATCACTTAAGAAAAAAGTGAAAGATGCGGATGCCGTCATTTTAGCTTCCCCGGAATATCACAGCGGTATGAGCGGGGCACTCAAAAATGCACTCGATTTCTTAAGCAGTGAGCAATTCGCCCATAAACCTGTTGCCCTTCTTGCATGTGCAGGCGGCGGGAAAGGCGGTATCAACTGCTTGAATAATCTTCGAATCGTCGGCCGTGGAGTGTATGCAAATGTCATTCCGAAGCAGCTTGTTCTTGATCCCCACTGCTTTGATTATGAAGGGGATGCGCTTTTAGAGGAACCTGCAAAGCTAGTGGATGACCTGATGAGAGAACTAAAGGTGTATGTAAAAGCGGCTGAACTGGTAAAGACTGAAATTTCATCCCAGTGA
- a CDS encoding 3-hydroxybutyrate dehydrogenase, protein MVDDKVVFITGAARGIGYEIGEHFAQNGAKVVLSDINQEGLDEAVDELKSRGFECLGIKCDVTSEEDVKAGIDKTVDHYGRIDVLINNAGLQHVSPIEDFPIEKFELLIKIMLTAPFIATKFAFPHMKKQKFGRIINMASINGLIGFAGKAAYNSAKHGVIGLTKVSALEGAEHGITVNAMCPGYVDTPLVRNQLKDISTTRGVELEKVLEDVIYPLVPQKRLLSVEEIADYTIFLASDKAKGVTGQAVVLDGGYTAQ, encoded by the coding sequence ATGGTCGATGATAAAGTGGTATTTATTACTGGTGCTGCAAGAGGGATCGGATATGAAATCGGGGAACACTTTGCCCAAAACGGTGCAAAGGTCGTTCTGTCCGACATCAATCAGGAAGGATTGGATGAAGCGGTTGATGAACTAAAAAGCAGAGGTTTCGAATGCCTTGGCATTAAATGCGACGTAACGAGTGAAGAAGACGTGAAGGCAGGAATTGATAAGACCGTAGATCACTACGGACGAATCGATGTCCTGATCAATAACGCAGGGCTTCAACATGTTTCACCCATAGAGGACTTCCCGATTGAAAAGTTCGAACTATTAATTAAAATCATGCTGACCGCCCCATTCATCGCAACAAAATTTGCTTTCCCACATATGAAAAAGCAGAAGTTCGGTCGGATCATCAATATGGCATCCATCAATGGCCTGATAGGTTTTGCAGGAAAAGCTGCCTATAATAGCGCGAAGCATGGAGTCATCGGGTTGACAAAAGTATCGGCCTTAGAGGGTGCTGAACACGGGATTACAGTCAATGCCATGTGCCCTGGTTACGTGGATACCCCCCTTGTCCGTAACCAGCTGAAAGATATCTCCACCACCCGTGGTGTTGAACTTGAAAAAGTATTGGAGGATGTCATTTATCCCCTTGTTCCACAAAAACGATTGCTGTCAGTAGAAGAAATTGCTGACTACACCATCTTCCTTGCAAGTGACAAAGCAAAGGGCGTAACCGGTCAAGCCGTTGTGTTGGATGGTGGATATACAGCCCAGTAA